A single region of the Mycobacterium lentiflavum genome encodes:
- a CDS encoding ferritin-like fold-containing protein: MTSASSADQVDESPSVGLTADHPGVNELFAVLAYGEVAAFYRLTDEARMAPDLRGRISMASMAAAEMQHYELLHDALESRGVDVVSAMSKYVSALENYHRLTMPSTWLEALVKTYVGDALAADLYLEIADKLPDEVADVVRAALSETGHSQFVVAEVRAAVTTSGKQRSRLALWARRLYGEAFTQAQYLLADHDELVDLVVSGPGGLGQLNAFFERLQQTHERRMRELGLS, translated from the coding sequence ATGACTTCGGCCTCCTCTGCCGACCAAGTAGACGAATCGCCTTCCGTAGGGCTGACCGCGGATCACCCAGGCGTCAACGAGCTGTTCGCAGTGCTCGCCTATGGCGAGGTGGCCGCGTTTTACCGGCTGACTGACGAGGCTCGCATGGCCCCTGACCTGCGAGGACGCATATCTATGGCGAGCATGGCGGCCGCCGAGATGCAGCACTACGAGCTGCTGCACGACGCCCTGGAAAGCCGCGGCGTCGATGTCGTTTCGGCCATGTCGAAGTACGTGTCGGCGCTGGAGAACTACCACCGGCTGACGATGCCCAGCACCTGGCTGGAAGCGCTGGTCAAGACCTACGTCGGCGACGCGCTGGCCGCCGACCTCTACCTCGAGATCGCCGACAAACTGCCCGACGAGGTCGCCGACGTGGTGCGCGCGGCCCTGTCCGAAACCGGGCACTCGCAGTTCGTCGTCGCCGAGGTGCGGGCCGCGGTGACGACGAGCGGCAAGCAGCGCAGCCGGCTGGCGCTGTGGGCCCGCCGGCTGTACGGCGAAGCGTTCACCCAGGCCCAGTACCTGTTGGCCGATCACGACGAGCTGGTCGACCTGGTGGTGTCGGGCCCCGGCGGCCTGGGTCAGCTCAACGCGTTCTTCGAGCGTTTGCAGCAAACACACGAGCGGCGGATGCGCGAGCTCGGTCTGAGCTGA
- the whiB1 gene encoding transcriptional regulator WhiB1, translating into MDWRHKAVCRDEDPELFFPVGNSGPALAQIADAKLVCNRCSVTTECLGWALNTGQDSGVWGGMSEDERRALKRRNARTKARSGV; encoded by the coding sequence ATGGATTGGCGCCACAAGGCGGTGTGTCGCGACGAGGACCCGGAGCTGTTCTTCCCAGTAGGAAACAGTGGCCCGGCGCTCGCGCAGATCGCTGACGCGAAACTGGTCTGCAATCGGTGTTCGGTGACCACGGAGTGCCTCGGATGGGCGCTGAACACTGGTCAGGACTCCGGCGTGTGGGGCGGAATGAGCGAAGACGAGCGGCGCGCGCTCAAGCGCCGCAACGCCCGGACGAAGGCCCGCAGCGGAGTCTGA
- a CDS encoding isochorismate synthase: MSTTEPPFALCGPRGTLVGEGVRARYHDVGAAQAALISGSAPIVLGALPFDLERPAALLVPDTVRHSDGPPDWPTEPLPNVRIAAAIPPPAEYRARISRARDELTAPNTSLSKVVLARALQLAADGALDARVVLRRLAANDPAAYCYLADLTAAGADNAGVALVGASPELLVARSGDQLTCQPFAGSAPRAADPQRDAANGAALAASAKDRHEHQLVIDTMRAALEPLCDELSIAPEPQLSRTAAVWHLCTPISGKLRDKSTTAIDLALALHPTPAVGGVPAKAASELIAEIEGDRGFYAGAVGWCDSNGDGYWVVSIRCAQLSADRRTALARAGGGIVAESDPDAEVDETTTKFATILNALGVEQ; encoded by the coding sequence TTGAGCACCACGGAACCGCCGTTCGCGCTGTGCGGCCCGCGCGGCACCCTGGTTGGCGAGGGGGTGCGGGCGCGCTACCACGACGTGGGCGCCGCCCAAGCCGCGCTGATATCGGGATCGGCCCCAATTGTGTTGGGCGCATTGCCTTTTGACTTGGAACGACCCGCCGCATTGCTGGTGCCGGACACGGTGCGGCACAGCGACGGACCACCCGACTGGCCGACGGAACCACTGCCAAACGTGCGCATCGCCGCGGCCATCCCGCCGCCGGCCGAATACCGCGCCCGCATCAGCCGCGCCCGCGATGAGCTGACCGCGCCGAACACCTCGCTGAGCAAGGTGGTGCTGGCCCGGGCGTTGCAGCTGGCCGCCGATGGCGCGCTGGATGCCCGTGTCGTTCTGCGCCGCCTGGCCGCCAACGATCCGGCGGCCTACTGTTATCTGGCCGACCTGACCGCCGCCGGCGCGGACAACGCGGGCGTGGCCCTGGTGGGCGCGAGCCCGGAACTTCTGGTCGCGCGCTCCGGCGACCAGCTGACCTGCCAGCCGTTCGCCGGTTCGGCCCCACGCGCCGCGGACCCGCAGCGCGACGCCGCCAACGGCGCCGCGCTGGCCGCATCCGCCAAGGACCGCCACGAGCATCAGCTGGTCATCGACACCATGCGGGCAGCGCTGGAACCGCTGTGCGACGAGCTGTCCATCGCCCCCGAGCCGCAGCTGAGCCGCACCGCCGCGGTATGGCATCTGTGCACACCGATCAGCGGCAAGCTGCGCGATAAGTCAACCACCGCAATCGATTTAGCACTGGCCCTGCACCCCACCCCGGCAGTCGGAGGCGTGCCGGCCAAGGCCGCATCCGAGCTGATTGCCGAAATCGAAGGCGACCGCGGCTTCTACGCCGGCGCGGTGGGCTGGTGCGACTCCAACGGCGACGGTTATTGGGTGGTGTCCATCCGCTGTGCGCAGCTGTCTGCGGATCGCCGCACCGCCCTGGCGCGCGCCGGCGGCGGCATTGTCGCGGAGTCGGATCCTGATGCCGAAGTTGACGAAACCACAACGAAATTCGCCACGATTCTCAACGCGCTAGGAGTTGAGCAATGA
- a CDS encoding sensor histidine kinase yields MSTLGDLLAEHTMLPGNAVDHLHAVVGEWQLLADLSFADYLMWVRRDDGVLVCVAQCRPNTAPTVLQTDSVGSVVAADRLRLVAETFASGIAQLETGASQQDSWPLPGPHVAASPVRYADQVVAVLTQHQTAPTANQNSGHLETAYRECAADLVHMLADGTFPDVRDVAMSRSTPRVGDGFIRLDVDGVVAYASPNALSAYHRMGLTSELEGHNLIRITRPLISDSFEAQEMAEHVQDLLAGGKSMRMEVDAGGATVLLRTLPLVVHGAGAGAAVLIRDVTEVKRRDRALISKDATIREIHHRVKNNLQTVAALLRLQARRTANAEGREALIESVRRVSSIALVHDALSMSVDEQVNLDEVIDRILPIMNDVASVDRPIRINRVGDLGVLDSDRATALIMVITELVQNAIEHAFDPAAPEGSVTIRAERSARWLDVVVHDDGRGLPDGFSLEKSDSLGLQIVRTLVAAELDGTLGMRQAPRGGTDVVLRVPIGRRSRLLL; encoded by the coding sequence ATGTCCACGCTCGGTGATCTTCTGGCCGAACACACGATGCTGCCCGGCAACGCCGTGGACCACCTGCATGCCGTGGTCGGGGAGTGGCAGCTGCTGGCCGACCTGTCGTTCGCTGACTATCTGATGTGGGTTCGCCGCGACGACGGCGTGCTGGTGTGCGTGGCGCAATGCCGGCCGAACACCGCGCCCACGGTTCTGCAGACCGACTCGGTGGGCAGCGTCGTGGCCGCCGATCGTCTACGGCTGGTCGCCGAGACCTTCGCGTCGGGCATCGCGCAGCTGGAAACCGGAGCAAGCCAACAAGATTCGTGGCCACTTCCCGGGCCGCACGTCGCGGCGTCGCCGGTGCGCTACGCAGATCAGGTGGTCGCGGTGCTCACCCAGCACCAAACCGCGCCGACCGCCAATCAGAACTCCGGGCACCTGGAGACCGCCTACCGCGAATGTGCCGCCGATCTGGTCCACATGCTGGCCGACGGCACCTTCCCGGACGTGCGCGACGTTGCCATGTCACGATCCACGCCACGCGTCGGCGACGGATTCATCCGCCTCGACGTCGACGGCGTCGTCGCCTACGCCAGCCCCAACGCCCTGTCGGCATATCACCGCATGGGACTGACGAGCGAGCTGGAGGGCCACAACCTCATCCGGATCACGCGGCCGCTGATCTCGGATTCGTTCGAAGCTCAAGAGATGGCCGAGCACGTGCAGGACCTGCTGGCCGGCGGCAAGAGCATGCGCATGGAGGTCGACGCCGGCGGGGCTACAGTGCTGTTGCGGACGTTGCCGCTGGTGGTGCACGGCGCCGGCGCGGGCGCCGCGGTGTTGATCCGCGACGTCACCGAGGTGAAGCGCCGCGACCGGGCCCTGATCTCCAAGGACGCCACGATCCGCGAGATCCACCATCGGGTGAAGAACAACCTGCAGACGGTGGCGGCGCTGCTGCGCCTGCAGGCCCGCCGGACCGCCAACGCCGAAGGCCGCGAGGCGCTGATCGAATCGGTGCGCCGGGTGTCATCGATCGCATTGGTTCACGACGCGTTGTCGATGTCCGTCGACGAGCAGGTCAACCTCGACGAGGTCATCGACCGGATCCTGCCGATCATGAACGACGTCGCGTCGGTGGACCGCCCGATCCGGATCAACCGCGTCGGTGATCTGGGTGTGCTCGACTCCGACCGCGCCACGGCGCTGATCATGGTGATCACCGAGCTGGTGCAAAACGCGATCGAGCACGCGTTTGACCCGGCTGCCCCGGAGGGGTCGGTGACTATTCGTGCCGAGCGCTCGGCGCGCTGGCTCGATGTGGTGGTGCACGACGACGGGCGGGGACTGCCCGACGGTTTCAGCCTCGAGAAATCCGACAGCCTGGGCCTGCAGATCGTGCGCACCCTGGTGGCTGCCGAGCTCGACGGCACCCTGGGGATGCGTCAGGCGCCCCGCGGCGGTACCGATGTGGTGCTGCGGGTGCCGATCGGCCGGCGGTCCAGGCTGCTGTTGTAG
- a CDS encoding GNAT family N-acetyltransferase — protein sequence MSENIRRAKPEDAADIADMIHALAEFERATEECTVTEKLISAALFAPSPIVYGHVAEVDGEIAAMALWFLNFSTWDGVGGIYLEDLFVRTKFRRRGLARKLLATLAAECVDNGYTRLSWAVLNWNADAITLYDEIGGQPQREWTTYRLSGASLSGLAGPR from the coding sequence ATGAGCGAAAACATCCGTCGCGCCAAACCCGAAGACGCCGCCGACATAGCCGACATGATCCACGCGCTGGCCGAATTCGAACGCGCCACCGAAGAATGCACCGTCACCGAAAAGCTAATTTCCGCAGCACTTTTCGCCCCTTCGCCGATCGTGTACGGACATGTCGCCGAAGTCGACGGGGAGATCGCCGCGATGGCGCTGTGGTTCCTCAACTTCTCCACGTGGGACGGCGTCGGGGGCATCTACCTCGAAGATCTGTTCGTGCGAACCAAGTTTCGCCGCCGCGGCCTGGCCCGCAAACTGCTGGCGACCCTGGCGGCCGAGTGTGTCGACAACGGCTACACCCGGTTGTCGTGGGCGGTGCTGAACTGGAACGCCGACGCGATCACGCTGTACGACGAGATCGGCGGCCAGCCGCAACGAGAGTGGACCACCTACCGGCTGTCCGGGGCGTCGTTGTCCGGGCTGGCCGGACCGCGCTGA
- a CDS encoding diacylglycerol/lipid kinase family protein: MRAVLIVNPAATSTTPAGRDLLAHALKSRLELTVEHTDHRGHGTELGHAAAESGVDLVVVHGGDGSVSGVVNGILGRPGAPRPEHVPAVAVVPGGSANVLARSLGISRDPVAATNQLIQLIDDYRRHQTWRRISLIDCGEQYAVINAGMGVDAEVVAAVEAQRNKGVKVTPLRYWRVAVPATIRYSRRAPDMTLELPGRDPVSGVQFAWVSNTTPWTYSNSRPMVTNPGCSFESGLGVFAVTSLKVIPTLRLLRQILAKNPNPEAKQLVRDDDTACLRITCGGEPVASQYDGEYLGMRESMTFRAVRDALPVAAPPQSKPS; the protein is encoded by the coding sequence ATGCGAGCCGTTCTGATCGTGAACCCCGCAGCCACGTCCACCACGCCCGCCGGCCGCGATCTGCTGGCGCATGCGCTCAAGAGCCGCCTCGAGCTCACCGTCGAGCACACCGACCACCGCGGTCACGGGACCGAGCTCGGTCACGCGGCCGCCGAGAGCGGGGTCGACCTGGTCGTCGTGCATGGCGGAGACGGCTCGGTGAGCGGGGTTGTCAACGGCATCCTGGGCCGTCCCGGCGCGCCGCGGCCGGAACACGTCCCCGCGGTCGCCGTGGTACCGGGCGGCTCGGCGAATGTGCTGGCCAGGTCGCTGGGAATCTCCCGGGACCCGGTCGCCGCCACCAACCAGCTGATCCAACTGATCGACGACTACCGCCGCCACCAGACCTGGCGGCGCATCAGCCTGATCGACTGCGGTGAGCAGTACGCGGTGATCAACGCGGGAATGGGCGTCGACGCCGAGGTGGTCGCCGCGGTGGAAGCCCAACGCAACAAGGGTGTCAAGGTCACGCCGTTGCGGTATTGGCGGGTCGCGGTGCCCGCAACGATCCGCTATAGCCGCCGCGCGCCGGACATGACGCTGGAGCTACCCGGCCGCGATCCCGTCTCGGGCGTGCAATTCGCCTGGGTGTCCAACACGACGCCGTGGACCTACAGCAACAGCCGGCCGATGGTGACCAACCCGGGTTGCAGCTTCGAGTCGGGCCTCGGCGTGTTCGCGGTCACGAGTTTGAAGGTCATTCCCACGCTTCGATTACTGCGCCAGATTCTCGCGAAGAACCCGAACCCGGAAGCCAAACAACTTGTCCGAGACGACGACACAGCTTGCCTGCGAATCACTTGCGGCGGCGAGCCGGTCGCCAGTCAGTACGACGGGGAGTACCTCGGGATGCGCGAATCCATGACGTTCCGGGCGGTGCGCGATGCGCTTCCAGTGGCAGCGCCGCCGCAAAGCAAACCGTCCTGA
- a CDS encoding DUF3107 domain-containing protein, protein MEVKVGITDSPRELVFSSAQTPAEVEEAVGAALREGSGLLGLTDEKGRRYLIHSAKIAYVEIGAADGRRVGFGIGSDAGAHSGGKRAKSE, encoded by the coding sequence GTGGAGGTCAAGGTCGGTATCACGGACAGTCCGCGCGAGCTGGTCTTCTCCAGTGCGCAGACGCCTGCGGAGGTCGAGGAGGCCGTGGGTGCCGCGTTGCGCGAAGGCTCGGGTCTGCTGGGCCTCACCGACGAGAAAGGCCGCCGCTATCTGATCCACTCCGCCAAGATCGCCTACGTCGAGATCGGTGCCGCCGACGGCCGTCGGGTCGGCTTCGGAATCGGGTCGGACGCCGGCGCGCACTCCGGCGGGAAACGCGCTAAGAGCGAGTAA
- a CDS encoding ParA family protein — MSETRVLAVANQKGGVAKTTTVASLGAAMVEKGKRVLLVDLDPQGCLTFSLGQDPDKLPVSVHEVLLGEIEPSAALVTTMEGMTLLPANIDLAGAEAMLLMRAGREYALKRALAKVADQFDVVVIDCPPSLGVLTLNGLTAADEVIVPLQCETLAHRGVGQFLRTVADVQQITNPNLRLLGALPTLYDSRTTHTRDVLLDVADRYDLPVLAPPIPRTVRFAEASASGSSVLAGRKNKGAVAYSTLAQALLKHWKSGKPLPTFSVEA, encoded by the coding sequence ATGAGTGAGACGAGGGTGTTGGCGGTCGCGAACCAGAAGGGCGGAGTCGCCAAGACGACGACGGTTGCCTCGCTGGGTGCGGCGATGGTGGAAAAGGGGAAGCGGGTACTGCTCGTCGATCTGGATCCGCAGGGTTGTCTGACGTTCTCGCTCGGTCAAGATCCCGACAAGTTGCCGGTGTCAGTGCACGAGGTGCTGCTGGGTGAGATCGAGCCGAGCGCCGCGCTGGTCACCACGATGGAGGGAATGACGCTGCTGCCGGCCAACATTGACTTGGCCGGCGCCGAGGCGATGCTGCTCATGCGGGCCGGCCGCGAGTACGCACTCAAGCGCGCGCTGGCGAAAGTCGCCGACCAGTTCGACGTCGTCGTCATCGACTGCCCGCCGTCGCTGGGGGTGCTGACCCTCAACGGGCTGACGGCCGCCGACGAGGTGATCGTGCCGCTGCAGTGCGAGACGCTGGCGCACCGCGGCGTCGGTCAATTCCTGCGCACCGTCGCCGATGTCCAGCAGATCACCAACCCGAATCTGCGGCTGCTGGGCGCATTGCCGACGTTGTACGACTCGCGCACCACCCACACCCGCGATGTGCTGCTCGATGTCGCGGACCGCTACGACTTGCCGGTGCTCGCACCGCCGATCCCACGCACCGTGCGTTTCGCCGAGGCCAGCGCGTCGGGCTCGTCGGTGCTGGCCGGGCGCAAGAACAAGGGCGCGGTCGCCTACTCCACGCTGGCGCAGGCGTTGCTCAAGCACTGGAAGTCCGGCAAACCGCTGCCGACGTTCTCCGTCGAGGCGTAG
- a CDS encoding DEAD/DEAH box helicase, whose protein sequence is MTALTSKTEPTFAELGVRDEIVRALAEKGIEHAFAIQELTLPMALSGDDVIGQARTGMGKTLAFGVPLLQRITSGGDARPLNGTPRALIVVPTRELCLQVTEDLAAAAKHLTADEGRRLSVVSIYGGRAYEPQIDALRTGADVVVGTPGRLLDLSQQGHLQLGGLSVLVLDEADEMLDLGFLPDIERILRQIPADRQSMLFSATMPDPIITLARTFMVQPTHIRAEAPHSAATHDTTEQFVYRAHALDKVEMVSRILQADGRGATMIFTRTKRTAQKVADELAERGFKVGAVHGDLGQIAREKALKAFRAGDVDVLVATDVAARGIDIDDITHVINYQIPEDEQAYVHRIGRTGRAGKTGIAVTLVDWDELPRWTDINKALNLGSPDPAETYSNSPHLYTELGIPDGATGTIGAPKKSPVKRRDTERTERSTTSEKPARARSANRRRRTRGGQPVSGHPAGSDGEAAAETPSESASGTGSNGTSGSDGRRRRRRRKPAEATTHAN, encoded by the coding sequence ATGACTGCATTGACAAGCAAGACTGAACCGACTTTTGCCGAACTCGGCGTACGCGACGAAATCGTCCGGGCGCTCGCCGAAAAGGGCATCGAACATGCCTTTGCCATCCAAGAACTCACCCTGCCGATGGCGCTGTCCGGTGACGACGTCATCGGCCAGGCCCGCACCGGTATGGGCAAGACCCTCGCCTTCGGCGTACCGCTGCTGCAGCGCATCACCAGCGGCGGCGACGCGCGGCCGCTCAACGGCACGCCGCGCGCCCTGATCGTGGTGCCCACCCGGGAGCTGTGCCTGCAGGTCACCGAGGACCTGGCTGCCGCCGCCAAGCATCTGACCGCCGACGAAGGCCGCCGGTTGTCGGTGGTGTCGATCTACGGCGGACGGGCCTACGAACCGCAGATCGACGCGCTGCGCACCGGCGCCGACGTCGTGGTGGGCACCCCGGGCCGCCTGCTCGACCTCTCCCAGCAGGGTCACCTGCAGCTCGGCGGATTGTCGGTGCTGGTGCTCGACGAGGCCGACGAGATGCTGGACTTGGGCTTCTTGCCCGACATCGAGCGCATCCTGCGCCAGATCCCGGCCGACCGGCAGTCGATGCTGTTCTCGGCGACGATGCCGGACCCGATCATCACGCTGGCCCGCACCTTCATGGTCCAGCCCACCCACATCCGCGCCGAGGCGCCGCATTCGGCGGCCACCCACGACACCACCGAGCAGTTTGTCTACCGCGCCCACGCGCTGGACAAGGTGGAGATGGTCAGCCGGATACTGCAGGCCGACGGCCGCGGCGCGACGATGATCTTCACCCGCACCAAGCGCACCGCCCAGAAGGTTGCCGACGAGCTGGCCGAGCGCGGCTTCAAGGTCGGCGCCGTGCATGGCGATCTCGGGCAGATCGCCCGCGAGAAGGCACTTAAGGCGTTTCGGGCCGGCGACGTCGACGTGCTGGTGGCCACCGACGTGGCGGCACGCGGTATCGACATCGATGACATCACCCACGTCATCAACTACCAGATCCCCGAGGACGAACAGGCCTACGTGCACCGGATCGGCCGTACCGGACGCGCCGGTAAGACCGGAATCGCCGTCACCCTGGTGGACTGGGACGAACTGCCGCGCTGGACGGACATCAACAAGGCGCTGAACCTCGGCTCCCCCGATCCGGCCGAGACCTACTCCAACTCGCCGCACCTGTACACCGAGCTGGGCATTCCGGACGGGGCCACCGGCACGATCGGAGCGCCGAAGAAGTCGCCGGTCAAGCGCCGCGACACCGAGCGCACCGAACGCTCCACGACATCGGAGAAGCCGGCCCGCGCCCGTTCGGCGAACCGTCGCCGCCGCACCCGCGGTGGCCAGCCCGTGAGCGGCCACCCGGCCGGCAGCGACGGCGAAGCCGCCGCGGAGACGCCGTCGGAGTCGGCCTCCGGGACCGGTAGCAATGGCACTAGTGGCAGCGACGGCCGTCGTCGCCGTCGTCGCCGCAAGCCGGCGGAAGCCACCACGCACGCCAACTGA
- a CDS encoding Rv3212 family protein, producing MVKPERRTKGDLLAAAAIAVVVAATASLIWWTSDARATISRPAATPAPNPTPAKQVPASLKQLWTAPSAATTAPVIVGGTVATGDGREVDGRDAGTGQTRWSYSRDSDLCGLSWVYHYAVAVYRDDRGCGQVSTIDGTTGRRGPARSSYADPQVRVSSDGTTVLSVGDTRLELWRSDMVRMLAYGETDARVKPSSRGLHSGCKLYSGAASSLEVSVLESCGNQGDLRLALLRPGKEDDEPQQHLVSEPGIKANSGARVLTVWQSNTAVYLPTPQPRVDVVDEMGTTVASALLAKAPTDSAVSQAGNLVTWWTGDSVLVFEASTLNLRYTIAAGDKTVPLGPGTMMAGKLLIPVTGGIGVYDPMTGANERYIPVERAPSTRAVVPAVSGSLVFEQRGDTVVALG from the coding sequence ATGGTCAAACCCGAACGCCGGACCAAAGGCGATCTGCTGGCCGCCGCGGCGATCGCGGTCGTCGTCGCTGCGACCGCGTCGCTGATCTGGTGGACCAGCGATGCCCGGGCCACGATCAGCCGGCCCGCCGCGACGCCGGCACCCAACCCGACCCCGGCCAAGCAGGTGCCGGCCAGCCTGAAGCAGCTATGGACCGCGCCCAGCGCCGCCACCACGGCACCGGTGATCGTGGGCGGGACGGTCGCTACCGGCGACGGCCGTGAAGTAGACGGCCGCGACGCCGGCACCGGCCAGACGCGCTGGAGCTACTCCCGCGACAGCGACCTGTGCGGCCTGTCCTGGGTCTACCACTACGCGGTCGCCGTTTACCGTGACGACCGCGGTTGCGGCCAGGTCAGCACCATCGACGGAACCACCGGCCGCCGGGGGCCCGCTCGCAGCAGCTACGCCGACCCGCAGGTGCGAGTGTCCTCGGACGGCACGACGGTGTTGTCGGTCGGCGATACGCGCTTGGAGCTGTGGCGCTCCGACATGGTCCGGATGCTGGCCTACGGCGAGACCGACGCCCGGGTGAAACCGTCGTCGCGGGGACTGCACTCCGGATGCAAGCTGTACTCGGGGGCGGCCAGCTCGTTGGAGGTTTCGGTGCTGGAGAGCTGCGGGAACCAGGGCGACCTGCGCCTGGCCCTGCTGCGCCCGGGCAAGGAAGACGACGAACCCCAGCAGCATCTCGTGTCCGAGCCCGGGATCAAGGCGAACTCGGGCGCACGCGTGCTCACCGTCTGGCAAAGCAACACGGCCGTCTATCTGCCGACACCGCAGCCCAGGGTCGACGTGGTCGATGAGATGGGCACCACGGTGGCGAGCGCGCTGCTGGCCAAGGCCCCGACAGACTCGGCGGTATCGCAGGCGGGCAACCTGGTGACCTGGTGGACCGGTGACTCCGTATTGGTGTTCGAGGCGAGCACCCTGAACCTGCGCTACACCATCGCCGCGGGCGACAAGACGGTGCCGTTGGGACCCGGCACCATGATGGCCGGCAAGCTGCTGATTCCGGTCACCGGCGGAATCGGCGTCTATGACCCGATGACCGGCGCCAACGAGCGCTACATCCCGGTGGAGCGGGCACCGAGCACCCGCGCGGTGGTCCCGGCGGTATCGGGCTCCCTGGTATTCGAGCAGCGCGGCGACACCGTGGTCGCGCTGGGCTGA
- a CDS encoding MmpS family transport accessory protein, whose product MGIIRHTLDDRTGLARGFAHDYPDDDDDGADFDGYGDDGYDDDGYDDDEYVDDEHPTDEYEYDELKELLWPIGSWRPAVAVLGAVVAIGAIATAVIINSGDSASTKATIAPPAPTTSAPRTTSPPSATQRPVPSTSLAPQLPPETVTTLAPPSAALTTPPLAVPPPAVVAPRATVNPSTVYYSVTGTKTLLDLVNVVYTDARGYPQTEFNVSLPWTKVVVLNPGVTTQSVVATSIVGKLNCAIVNAAGQVEVASANNSNLATCTK is encoded by the coding sequence ATCGGCATCATCAGACACACACTTGATGATCGCACCGGCCTAGCTCGTGGCTTCGCCCACGACTACCCCGATGACGACGACGACGGAGCCGACTTTGACGGCTACGGCGATGACGGCTACGACGATGACGGCTACGACGATGACGAGTACGTCGACGACGAGCACCCGACCGACGAATACGAGTACGACGAGCTCAAGGAGCTCCTCTGGCCGATCGGCTCCTGGCGCCCCGCGGTCGCGGTGCTCGGCGCGGTGGTCGCGATCGGCGCGATCGCGACCGCGGTGATCATCAACAGCGGCGACAGTGCGTCGACTAAGGCGACCATCGCGCCCCCGGCTCCCACGACGTCCGCACCGCGCACCACCAGCCCGCCGAGCGCGACGCAGCGCCCGGTGCCGAGTACGTCGCTAGCGCCGCAGCTACCGCCGGAGACCGTGACGACGCTGGCCCCGCCGAGCGCGGCGCTGACGACTCCGCCGCTGGCCGTGCCGCCGCCCGCGGTCGTAGCACCAAGGGCCACCGTGAATCCCAGCACCGTCTACTACAGCGTGACCGGGACGAAGACACTGCTGGACCTGGTGAACGTCGTCTACACCGACGCCCGTGGCTACCCTCAGACCGAGTTCAACGTTTCGCTGCCCTGGACCAAGGTTGTCGTGCTCAATCCGGGGGTGACGACCCAATCGGTCGTCGCGACCAGCATCGTGGGCAAGCTGAACTGCGCGATCGTCAACGCCGCGGGTCAGGTCGAGGTCGCGTCGGCCAACAACTCGAACCTGGCGACCTGCACCAAGTAG
- a CDS encoding acid phosphatase: MGLHNHRLVLLRHGETEWSKSGQHTGRTDIELTDTGRLQAELAGHVLRELKLTDPLVISSPRIRALTTAKLAGLAVDEVSQLLAEWDYGSYEGLTTPQIRESVPDWLVWTHGCPGGESVAQVSARADRAVALALEHMASRDVVFVGHSHFSRSVITRWVELPLVEGSRFWMLAGSIAVCGFEHGLRQLAALGLTGLPQAIAPG, translated from the coding sequence ATGGGCTTGCACAACCACCGACTTGTATTGCTCCGCCATGGCGAAACCGAATGGTCGAAATCCGGCCAGCACACCGGCCGCACCGACATAGAGCTCACCGATACCGGCCGGCTGCAGGCCGAGCTTGCCGGGCACGTCCTGCGTGAGCTGAAACTGACTGACCCACTGGTGATCAGTAGTCCCCGGATACGCGCGCTGACCACAGCCAAACTCGCCGGTCTCGCCGTCGACGAGGTATCGCAACTGCTCGCCGAATGGGATTACGGTTCCTACGAGGGGTTGACGACCCCGCAGATCCGGGAATCGGTCCCCGATTGGCTGGTGTGGACCCACGGTTGCCCCGGCGGCGAGAGCGTGGCGCAAGTCAGCGCCCGAGCCGATCGGGCCGTTGCGCTGGCGTTGGAGCACATGGCTTCGCGCGACGTGGTGTTCGTGGGCCACAGCCATTTCTCCCGCTCGGTCATTACCCGCTGGGTCGAGCTGCCGCTCGTCGAGGGCAGCCGCTTCTGGATGCTGGCCGGCTCGATCGCCGTGTGCGGGTTCGAGCATGGTCTGCGACAGCTCGCCGCGCTCGGACTAACCGGCCTTCCGCAGGCAATCGCACCCGGTTGA